Proteins encoded in a region of the Campylobacter sp. MIT 99-7217 genome:
- a CDS encoding M16 family metallopeptidase has product MFELHFKGVQIPVIFEEDTDLEVVYLRLVFKNSGKIYERHLGLAKMFARLLNEGSDDKFFQKIETKAINLSSSSTLECFEINISCLKEHFAFAMKELKILLSKPRFDEKILQKLKNIALSELASKNSDYDFLAKTLLNKISFKAKEFETSSDGDEKSISKITLSMLENFYKEHLSLNNLYISLGGKITKDEFCTLIEPCLEPLSKKEGLKDKHFKQSIICEDEICVKKESEQAYIYFASPFHADFKDKKLYLAKLAFFILGAGGFGSRLMEEIRVKRGLAYSAYAILDMNRSYARCFGYLQTKNENAKNAKKLIKELFNDFVKKGVSESEFEAAKKFLIGSTPLRYESLEKRLNIAFSEYYNELGLGYFKKELTHIKNADLKELNHYIKSHEELVKLSFASIQNEN; this is encoded by the coding sequence ATGTTTGAACTTCATTTTAAGGGTGTGCAAATTCCTGTGATCTTTGAGGAAGATACTGACTTAGAAGTTGTATATCTAAGGCTTGTTTTTAAAAACTCGGGCAAAATTTACGAACGACACTTAGGGCTTGCTAAGATGTTTGCTAGACTTTTAAATGAGGGTAGTGATGATAAATTTTTTCAAAAAATCGAAACAAAGGCGATAAATTTAAGCTCAAGTAGCACTCTTGAATGTTTTGAGATCAATATAAGTTGCTTAAAAGAGCATTTTGCCTTTGCGATGAAAGAGCTAAAAATCTTGCTTTCAAAGCCAAGATTTGATGAAAAGATCTTACAAAAACTCAAAAATATCGCCTTAAGTGAGCTTGCAAGTAAAAATAGCGATTATGATTTTTTAGCAAAAACCCTGCTTAATAAAATCAGCTTCAAAGCAAAAGAATTTGAAACTTCAAGCGATGGAGATGAAAAAAGTATAAGCAAAATTACCCTTTCAATGCTTGAAAACTTTTATAAAGAACATTTAAGCTTAAATAATCTTTATATAAGTTTGGGAGGAAAGATTACAAAAGATGAGTTTTGCACCTTGATAGAGCCTTGTTTAGAGCCTTTGAGCAAAAAAGAGGGTTTAAAAGATAAACATTTTAAGCAAAGTATTATTTGTGAAGATGAAATTTGCGTGAAAAAAGAAAGCGAGCAAGCTTATATTTATTTTGCTAGTCCTTTTCATGCGGATTTTAAGGATAAAAAGCTTTATTTAGCAAAGCTTGCTTTTTTTATTTTAGGTGCTGGAGGTTTTGGCTCAAGACTTATGGAAGAAATTCGTGTAAAAAGAGGATTAGCTTATTCTGCTTATGCTATTTTGGATATGAACCGCTCTTATGCTCGTTGTTTTGGATATTTGCAGACCAAAAATGAAAATGCTAAAAATGCTAAAAAACTCATCAAAGAACTTTTTAATGACTTCGTAAAAAAAGGCGTGAGTGAAAGTGAATTTGAAGCGGCAAAGAAATTTCTTATAGGAAGCACTCCACTTCGTTATGAAAGTCTTGAAAAAAGGCTTAATATAGCTTTTAGTGAGTATTATAATGAGCTTGGTTTGGGGTATTTTAAAAAAGAGCTTACTCATATCAAAAATGCAGATCTTAAGGAGCTTAATCACTATATCAAAAGCCATGAAGAGCTAGTTAAGCTTAGTTTTGCAAGCATACAAAATGAAAATTAA
- the tmk gene encoding dTMP kinase: MYVALEGIDGVGKSTQIELLKRNFKEAIFCFEPGNTALGEKLREILLESRLQICKNAELLLFLADRAQHFEEVIKPNSHELIITDRSLISNLAYAKDFDMNFVLELNSFVLKGFLPHKCVFLEANEKLILQRFQGRNLDKIEQRGIGYFLELQNRFKEVLELLKTRFHLEFLIINADNEKEKIYNKIKEFIND, encoded by the coding sequence ATGTATGTAGCACTTGAAGGTATTGACGGGGTAGGAAAAAGCACACAAATAGAGCTTCTAAAAAGAAATTTTAAAGAGGCTATATTTTGTTTTGAACCGGGAAACACGGCACTTGGAGAAAAATTAAGAGAAATTTTACTTGAAAGTAGGCTTCAAATTTGTAAAAATGCAGAGCTTTTGCTTTTTCTGGCTGATAGGGCACAACATTTTGAAGAAGTGATCAAACCAAATAGCCATGAACTCATTATCACTGATAGAAGTCTCATTTCAAATTTAGCGTATGCAAAAGACTTTGATATGAACTTTGTTTTGGAGCTAAATTCCTTTGTTCTTAAAGGCTTCTTGCCTCACAAATGTGTCTTTTTGGAAGCTAATGAAAAATTAATTTTGCAAAGATTTCAGGGTAGAAACTTAGACAAGATAGAACAAAGAGGAATTGGATATTTTTTAGAGCTTCAAAACCGCTTTAAAGAGGTTTTAGAACTTTTAAAAACTCGTTTTCATCTTGAGTTTTTGATCATCAATGCAGATAATGAAAAAGAAAAAATTTATAATAAAATTAAGGAATTTATCAATGATTAG
- a CDS encoding MetQ/NlpA family ABC transporter substrate-binding protein, whose amino-acid sequence MKIKNLVLASLLGLSLNLYAAEKIIVGATPVPHAEILELIKPELKKQGFELEIKEFNDYVQPNLATQSGDLDANFFQHTPYLDEFNKNNKTTLVNVAGIHLEPMGLYSSKHKQFDPKAGASIAIPNDPTNESRALDIIAKTGAISFAKENLLKTPLDIKDNAKKLKFIELKAAQLPRALSDADFAVINSNYALAANLNPIKDSLVIEDSTSPYVNILVVKKGNENTKKTQALIKALKSEAVKKFILDKYKGAVVPAF is encoded by the coding sequence ATGAAAATAAAAAATCTCGTTTTAGCCTCTCTTCTTGGGCTAAGTTTAAATCTTTACGCCGCAGAAAAAATCATAGTTGGAGCTACTCCTGTGCCTCATGCTGAGATCTTAGAGCTTATCAAGCCTGAGCTTAAAAAGCAAGGTTTTGAACTTGAGATCAAGGAATTTAATGACTATGTGCAACCAAATTTAGCAACACAAAGTGGGGATTTGGATGCTAATTTCTTTCAGCATACGCCTTATTTAGATGAATTTAACAAAAACAACAAAACCACACTTGTAAATGTTGCTGGCATTCATCTTGAGCCAATGGGACTTTACTCAAGCAAGCACAAACAATTTGACCCAAAAGCAGGTGCAAGCATAGCCATACCAAATGATCCAACAAATGAAAGCAGAGCCTTAGACATCATAGCTAAAACAGGAGCTATCAGCTTTGCAAAAGAGAATTTGCTTAAAACACCTTTGGATATCAAAGACAATGCTAAAAAGCTTAAATTTATCGAACTAAAAGCTGCTCAGCTTCCAAGAGCATTAAGTGATGCAGACTTTGCTGTGATTAATTCAAACTATGCCTTGGCTGCAAATTTAAATCCTATCAAGGATTCTTTAGTGATCGAAGATTCTACAAGCCCTTATGTCAATATCCTTGTTGTGAAAAAAGGCAATGAAAATACCAAAAAAACACAAGCCTTGATCAAAGCTTTAAAAAGTGAAGCTGTGAAAAAATTTATCTTGGATAAATACAAGGGTGCTGTTGTACCAGCGTTTTAA
- a CDS encoding UbiX family flavin prenyltransferase: MKILVGITGSSSVELGFRLLAVLEKKAEVFCIVSKGAKKSFLAENKHFNAQDDMLEFCKKHFQIKQMTFLDDEDLSAGASSGSFGIDKTIIAPCSISTLAKIHAGFADSLLTRACAVALKERKTLILGVREMPFSTISLEHMTKLSTLGVSIAPPIFASYAQIRSLEDEYNFIVGKWLDLLQIQHNLFEKWNN, translated from the coding sequence ATGAAGATCTTAGTTGGCATAACAGGTTCAAGTAGCGTTGAACTTGGCTTTCGTTTGCTTGCTGTGCTTGAAAAAAAAGCAGAAGTTTTTTGTATCGTAAGTAAGGGAGCAAAAAAAAGTTTTCTTGCTGAAAACAAGCATTTTAATGCTCAAGATGATATGCTTGAGTTCTGTAAAAAGCACTTTCAAATAAAACAGATGACTTTTTTAGATGATGAAGATTTAAGTGCTGGGGCTTCAAGTGGCTCTTTTGGCATTGATAAAACTATCATCGCACCTTGCTCTATCTCCACCTTAGCTAAAATTCACGCAGGCTTTGCTGATAGCTTGCTTACAAGAGCTTGTGCTGTGGCATTAAAAGAAAGAAAAACCCTTATCTTAGGCGTTAGAGAAATGCCCTTTTCGACCATAAGTTTAGAACACATGACTAAACTTAGCACTCTTGGCGTAAGTATAGCTCCTCCAATTTTTGCAAGTTATGCTCAAATTCGTAGTCTAGAAGATGAATATAATTTTATTGTAGGAAAATGGCTTGATTTACTTCAAATCCAACATAATTTATTTGAAAAATGGAATAATTGA
- the hisS gene encoding histidine--tRNA ligase, translating to MISALKGMKDLYDEEARLYERVIKTCESVAKNYGFSFINVPHLEQSSLFKRSVGQSSDIVGKEMYEFTDKANNEVCLRPEGTAGVVRAYIEHKFDKSSPIKKWYYHGSMFRYERPQKGRLREFHQFGVESFGVQSVYEDISLIMMLVNIFDKLEIKTKLKINSLGCPECIKTFKEKLISFLNSKQGFCEDCLRRKELNPIRVLDCKQEHCQTLLKNCPTIRENLCSSCKIDFELLCEQLKAQGVEFIIDDRLVRGLDYYSKTAFEFESDEIGAKSAVAGGGRYDLLIESLGGKSGFGIGFAIGIERLMEILKQKETCSKREGIYLCALDEIYIKDLLNIANKLRKTHKVLLSYEAKKLAKHLNQADTNKLEIFLCMGENEAKNQSLFYKNLQTKEEKNILISNLKEEL from the coding sequence ATGATTAGTGCTTTAAAGGGAATGAAAGATTTATATGATGAGGAAGCTAGACTTTATGAGAGGGTTATAAAAACCTGTGAAAGTGTGGCTAAAAACTATGGCTTTAGCTTTATAAATGTGCCGCATTTAGAGCAAAGCTCGCTTTTTAAAAGAAGTGTTGGGCAAAGCTCAGACATCGTAGGTAAGGAAATGTATGAATTTACCGATAAAGCAAATAACGAAGTTTGCTTAAGACCAGAGGGAACAGCCGGAGTTGTAAGAGCTTATATAGAACATAAATTTGATAAAAGCTCGCCTATAAAAAAATGGTATTATCATGGCTCAATGTTTCGATACGAAAGACCTCAAAAGGGTCGTCTGCGTGAATTTCATCAATTTGGTGTAGAAAGCTTTGGCGTGCAAAGTGTCTACGAGGACATTAGCCTTATTATGATGCTTGTAAATATTTTTGATAAGCTTGAGATTAAAACAAAGCTCAAGATTAATTCTTTAGGTTGTCCTGAGTGTATAAAGACTTTTAAAGAAAAGCTGATCTCCTTTTTAAACTCAAAACAAGGTTTTTGCGAGGATTGTTTAAGACGCAAAGAACTTAATCCTATACGCGTGCTTGATTGCAAACAAGAGCATTGCCAAACACTTTTGAAAAATTGTCCCACTATAAGAGAAAATTTATGCTCTTCTTGCAAAATTGACTTTGAACTTTTATGTGAGCAATTAAAGGCTCAAGGTGTCGAATTTATCATTGATGATAGGCTTGTTCGTGGGCTTGATTATTACTCAAAAACAGCCTTTGAGTTTGAAAGTGATGAAATAGGTGCAAAATCAGCCGTAGCAGGTGGTGGAAGATATGATCTTTTGATTGAAAGCTTAGGTGGAAAATCAGGCTTTGGTATAGGCTTTGCCATAGGCATAGAAAGACTTATGGAAATTTTAAAACAAAAAGAAACATGCTCGAAAAGAGAGGGCATTTATCTTTGTGCCTTAGATGAAATTTATATTAAAGATTTACTCAACATAGCAAATAAACTTAGAAAAACACACAAGGTTCTTTTGAGTTATGAGGCAAAAAAACTTGCCAAGCACCTTAATCAAGCCGATACAAATAAGCTTGAAATTTTTCTTTGTATGGGTGAAAATGAGGCAAAAAATCAAAGTCTATTTTATAAAAATCTCCAAACAAAAGAAGAAAAAAATATCTTGATTTCAAATTTAAAGGAAGAGTTGTGA
- the coaD gene encoding pantetheine-phosphate adenylyltransferase: MKKCIYPGTFDPITNGHLDVIKRALNIFDEVIVAVAKNEAKKPYFSLEKRKKLAELATKELQNVKIISFDFLLVDLARKTGINTVIRGLRAVSDFEYELQLNYANSALWKEFETIFLMPHLENAFISSSIVRSVNEHNGNLSSLVPECIIPFMKDKECM; this comes from the coding sequence ATGAAAAAATGTATTTATCCAGGAACTTTTGATCCCATAACAAATGGACACTTAGATGTTATCAAAAGAGCCTTAAATATCTTTGATGAAGTTATTGTTGCTGTTGCAAAAAATGAGGCTAAAAAGCCTTATTTTTCACTTGAAAAAAGAAAAAAATTAGCCGAGCTTGCAACAAAAGAACTTCAAAATGTGAAGATCATTAGCTTTGATTTTTTGCTTGTTGATTTGGCTAGAAAAACGGGTATAAATACCGTAATAAGAGGACTTAGAGCTGTGAGCGATTTTGAATACGAGTTGCAACTTAACTATGCTAATTCTGCCTTATGGAAAGAATTTGAAACCATTTTTTTAATGCCTCATTTAGAAAATGCCTTTATTTCCAGCTCCATAGTGCGTTCAGTTAATGAACATAATGGAAATTTAAGTTCATTAGTGCCTGAATGTATAATCCCCTTTATGAAAGATAAAGAATGTATGTAG
- a CDS encoding MetQ/NlpA family ABC transporter substrate-binding protein, which yields MKKILLILSFVASFVIADEKTIIIGSTPTPYGEIIAFAKPLFEKRGFKIIHKEFNDYVTPDLALQSKDLDANFYQHKPFMEAFNKNNKANLVSLGAVVLVPMAIYSNKIKNLKDLKQGARVAIPNDPSNEARSLELLQKAGLIEFQAGLEATPSDISKNPKKLKFDELKAAQLPRALSDVDIAVIMTNYALGAGLNPLKDGLFLEDKTSNYAIILAVRKGEENTEKSKILKEILQGKEVGDFVRKNFDGAVIPAN from the coding sequence ATGAAAAAAATACTCCTTATTTTAAGTTTTGTTGCAAGTTTTGTTATAGCCGATGAAAAAACCATTATCATCGGCTCAACTCCAACGCCTTATGGCGAAATCATCGCCTTTGCAAAGCCCTTGTTTGAAAAAAGAGGCTTTAAGATAATACATAAGGAATTTAACGACTATGTAACCCCTGATCTTGCTCTTCAAAGCAAGGATTTGGACGCAAATTTTTATCAGCACAAACCTTTCATGGAAGCTTTTAACAAAAACAATAAAGCAAATCTTGTTTCTTTAGGAGCTGTTGTACTCGTGCCTATGGCTATTTACTCAAATAAAATAAAAAATTTAAAGGATTTAAAACAAGGTGCAAGAGTAGCCATACCAAATGATCCAAGCAATGAAGCAAGATCTTTAGAGCTTTTGCAAAAGGCTGGACTTATAGAATTTCAAGCAGGACTTGAGGCAACTCCAAGTGATATTAGTAAAAATCCCAAAAAGCTTAAATTTGATGAGCTAAAAGCTGCTCAGCTTCCAAGAGCATTAAGTGATGTTGATATTGCAGTGATCATGACAAATTACGCCTTAGGAGCTGGCTTAAACCCTCTTAAAGATGGACTTTTTTTAGAGGATAAAACAAGCAATTATGCCATCATCTTAGCCGTGCGAAAAGGCGAAGAAAATACCGAGAAATCAAAAATTTTAAAAGAAATTTTACAAGGTAAAGAAGTTGGGGATTTTGTGCGTAAAAACTTTGATGGTGCGGTCATTCCTGCTAATTAA
- the speA gene encoding biosynthetic arginine decarboxylase, producing MNDYGIDIWSNDNFVIKNGKVCINYGKKPALIDIVKQLRNDGYKGPLLLRFPHLTAKQIARIYGKFAKAKKEFDYKGSFNAVYPLKVNQYPGFVKNLVELGKDYNYGLEAGSKAELLLAMAYNNEHAPITVNGFKDKELINLGFIAREMGHNITLTIEGLNELESIIDIAKERFKPKPNIGLRVRLHSAGVGIWAKSGGINSKFGLTSTELIEAISLLKKANLLEYFTMIHFHLGSQITEIHPLKKALIEAGNIYTELRKMGAKNLKAINLGGGLAVEYSQFKDEKSRNYTLSEYANDVVFILKNIAEQKSDLEPDIFIESGRFVAANHAVLVAPVLELFSQEYTESKLVLKKKNPKLIDELYDLFKSIKPANALEYMHDSIDHVESILTLFDLGYVDLQDRSNAEILVHLIVKKAISLLGDTQNSADFLALQNEVQERYLVNFSLFQSLPDFWGLEQSFPIMPLTHLDKKPTRSASLWDITCDSDGEISYSKHNPLFLHDIDIEKENYFLGFFLVGAYQEVLGMRHNLFPHPTEAVIKIDDKDFEITKIIEAQSVLDTLEDLDYDIHEIMDSLNERVESSKLVNDKQKKQILGELYLFLNDNGYLKSLDV from the coding sequence GTGAATGACTATGGTATAGACATTTGGAGTAATGATAATTTTGTTATTAAAAATGGTAAAGTTTGTATAAATTATGGTAAAAAACCAGCCCTCATTGATATAGTCAAGCAACTTCGAAATGATGGATATAAAGGACCTCTTTTACTTCGCTTCCCTCATCTTACAGCAAAACAAATCGCAAGAATCTATGGGAAATTTGCCAAGGCAAAAAAAGAATTTGACTACAAAGGCTCATTTAATGCTGTATATCCCTTAAAGGTCAATCAATACCCGGGCTTTGTTAAAAATCTCGTCGAACTTGGCAAGGACTACAATTACGGACTTGAAGCAGGAAGTAAGGCTGAGCTTTTGCTTGCTATGGCTTATAACAATGAACATGCTCCTATAACAGTCAATGGCTTTAAGGATAAGGAGTTAATAAATCTTGGCTTTATAGCTCGTGAAATGGGACATAATATCACTTTAACTATAGAAGGTCTTAATGAGCTTGAGAGCATTATTGACATAGCTAAAGAAAGATTTAAGCCAAAGCCTAATATTGGGCTTCGGGTGCGTCTTCATTCAGCAGGTGTTGGAATTTGGGCAAAAAGTGGAGGTATAAACTCTAAATTTGGACTAACTTCAACCGAGCTTATCGAGGCTATTTCTTTGCTTAAAAAAGCAAATTTACTCGAATATTTTACCATGATTCATTTTCATTTAGGCTCACAAATCACCGAAATTCACCCTCTCAAAAAGGCATTGATTGAGGCTGGAAATATTTATACTGAGCTTAGAAAAATGGGAGCAAAAAATTTAAAAGCCATAAATTTAGGTGGAGGCTTAGCCGTAGAATACTCGCAGTTTAAAGATGAAAAAAGCAGAAACTATACACTGAGTGAATATGCTAATGATGTTGTGTTTATCTTAAAAAATATAGCTGAGCAAAAAAGTGATTTAGAACCTGATATTTTTATAGAAAGTGGGCGTTTCGTTGCAGCAAATCATGCTGTTTTAGTTGCTCCTGTTTTGGAACTTTTTTCCCAAGAATATACAGAAAGTAAGCTTGTTTTAAAGAAAAAAAATCCAAAGCTTATTGATGAGCTTTATGATCTTTTTAAAAGCATAAAGCCAGCAAATGCTCTTGAATACATGCACGATAGCATAGATCATGTAGAAAGTATTCTTACCCTTTTTGATCTTGGTTATGTGGATTTACAAGATAGATCTAATGCTGAAATTTTAGTGCATCTCATCGTCAAAAAAGCTATTTCTTTACTTGGAGATACTCAAAATTCAGCTGATTTTTTAGCACTTCAAAATGAGGTTCAAGAGCGGTATTTGGTTAATTTCTCGCTTTTTCAAAGTTTGCCTGATTTTTGGGGCTTGGAGCAAAGTTTTCCTATCATGCCACTTACTCATCTTGATAAAAAACCTACAAGAAGTGCGAGTTTATGGGATATAACTTGTGATAGCGATGGCGAAATTTCTTATTCTAAACACAATCCCTTATTTTTGCATGATATAGATATTGAGAAAGAAAATTATTTTTTAGGATTTTTTTTAGTAGGAGCTTATCAAGAGGTTTTGGGCATGAGACACAATCTTTTCCCTCACCCAACTGAGGCTGTTATCAAAATAGATGATAAGGATTTTGAAATCACTAAGATTATAGAAGCCCAATCAGTTCTTGATACTCTTGAGGATTTAGACTATGATATACACGAGATTATGGATAGTCTAAATGAAAGAGTAGAAAGCTCTAAGCTGGTCAATGATAAACAAAAAAAGCAAATTTTAGGAGAGCTTTATCTTTTCTTAAATGATAATGGATACTTAAAAAGTCTAGATGTGTAA
- a CDS encoding MetQ/NlpA family ABC transporter substrate-binding protein has protein sequence MKLIKILFAFILSLTILQGAEKIVIGATPVPFGEILEFSKPLFKEKGFELKVVEFSDYSIPNKALAEKSLDANLFQHKPYLDEFNKANSTNLVAAISLLITPMGVYSNKIKDIKNIANGASIAIPNDPTNESRALEILQSAGLIKLDETKALKTPLDIKENPKKLKFKELKAAQLPRVLGDVDIAVINTNYALDFGLKPVKDAIYLEKKDSPYANFVVVRPEDKDSKKTKIIREIITSQKIKDFIIQRYGDSVILTF, from the coding sequence ATGAAATTGATTAAAATACTTTTTGCATTTATCTTAAGCCTTACTATCTTACAAGGTGCTGAAAAGATAGTTATCGGTGCTACTCCTGTGCCTTTTGGAGAAATTTTAGAATTTTCAAAGCCCTTATTTAAAGAAAAGGGCTTTGAACTTAAGGTGGTTGAATTTAGTGATTATTCTATCCCAAATAAGGCTTTGGCTGAAAAGTCTCTTGATGCGAATTTGTTTCAACACAAGCCTTATTTAGATGAGTTTAACAAAGCCAACAGCACAAATTTAGTTGCAGCTATTAGTTTGCTTATTACCCCTATGGGTGTGTATTCAAACAAGATCAAGGATATTAAAAATATCGCAAATGGTGCAAGTATAGCCATACCAAATGACCCAACAAATGAAAGCAGAGCCTTAGAAATTTTACAAAGTGCAGGACTTATAAAACTTGATGAAACAAAGGCTCTTAAAACGCCCTTAGATATAAAAGAAAATCCAAAAAAGCTTAAATTTAAAGAGCTAAAAGCTGCTCAGCTTCCAAGGGTTTTAGGTGATGTTGATATTGCTGTTATTAATACAAACTACGCACTTGATTTTGGTTTAAAGCCTGTAAAAGATGCCATTTATCTTGAGAAAAAAGATAGTCCTTACGCAAATTTTGTTGTGGTGCGTCCTGAAGATAAGGATTCTAAAAAAACAAAGATCATTAGAGAAATCATCACTAGCCAAAAAATCAAGGACTTTATCATTCAAAGATATGGCGATAGCGTTATTTTGACATTTTAA
- the flgA gene encoding flagellar basal body P-ring formation chaperone FlgA — protein MARLILLFFPVLVFCANLDEIKLELIKEYKNNFPDLNIQNLELYANTLPSDFKDYRFLKLGSAKFNRANGYVRAEFKTKENIQRNLFFRYFIKANLEVLKSTKEIKRGQKLGLLDFSVSLVDFDKLPSDILLKDENLDLVAKSTIKKNTILRASMFKSNHLIKKNERVNALLKDENIGISVELIAIQSGNLGQKIKLKNDDGKIFQGSVIGEGRVILE, from the coding sequence TTGGCAAGGCTAATTTTACTCTTTTTTCCGGTATTAGTTTTTTGTGCAAATTTAGATGAAATTAAGCTTGAGCTTATCAAAGAATACAAAAATAATTTTCCTGATTTAAATATACAAAATTTAGAACTTTATGCTAATACTTTGCCAAGTGATTTTAAGGATTATCGTTTTTTAAAGCTTGGCTCTGCTAAATTTAACAGAGCCAACGGCTATGTAAGAGCTGAGTTTAAAACAAAGGAAAATATACAAAGAAATCTTTTTTTTAGGTATTTCATTAAGGCAAATTTAGAGGTTTTAAAATCCACAAAAGAGATCAAACGAGGTCAAAAGCTTGGACTTTTAGACTTTAGTGTAAGTTTGGTTGATTTTGATAAACTGCCTAGTGATATACTTTTAAAAGATGAAAATTTAGATCTTGTTGCCAAAAGTACTATCAAAAAAAATACCATTTTAAGAGCTTCTATGTTTAAAAGTAATCATCTCATAAAAAAAAATGAAAGAGTGAATGCCCTTTTAAAAGATGAAAATATAGGTATTAGCGTGGAACTTATAGCCATACAAAGTGGAAATTTGGGGCAGAAAATCAAACTTAAAAATGATGATGGAAAAATTTTTCAAGGAAGTGTCATAGGAGAAGGTAGGGTGATTTTAGAATGA